A portion of the Mesobacillus jeotgali genome contains these proteins:
- a CDS encoding ABC transporter permease subunit, which yields MIKTSAIHLIRFIIQYITGVFIFIAIGSLPILLSDLAFDTEGYFNSVKVLTVKIFTLSDLTYDGFHEMLPAVMDRFLYSMKTLGIALAVAAGAAFLLSYLLVLFFEKKKDYILSFIEIIRSIPDVLWMFLLQAGVIWLFKSTGVKFIQTTSLGSDNEAVLLPLISLSLPIFLFLTQIIVLKIFEELDKQYIFLAKAKGLSNFYILNVHVIRNISQDLLGHFKTIVWMMLSTLVMVEYIFNLEGLMLFNFKHISVELFVFSCILFFTPFFLIYRLIDYRRLSI from the coding sequence ATGATAAAGACCAGTGCGATTCATTTAATCAGATTCATTATCCAATACATCACAGGTGTATTTATTTTTATTGCCATTGGCAGCCTTCCCATTTTGCTGAGTGATCTTGCATTTGATACTGAAGGGTACTTTAATAGTGTCAAGGTGCTGACAGTGAAAATCTTTACATTGAGTGACTTGACTTACGATGGTTTTCACGAAATGCTGCCGGCGGTGATGGACCGTTTTCTCTATTCGATGAAGACATTGGGAATCGCCCTCGCTGTGGCTGCAGGAGCGGCGTTCCTGTTGTCCTATTTGCTCGTCCTTTTTTTTGAAAAGAAAAAAGACTATATTTTAAGCTTCATAGAAATCATCCGATCCATCCCTGATGTGTTATGGATGTTCCTGCTCCAGGCAGGTGTCATTTGGCTTTTTAAATCAACTGGAGTCAAATTCATCCAGACGACTTCACTGGGCAGCGATAACGAGGCTGTCCTGCTTCCGCTCATCAGCCTGAGCCTGCCGATTTTTCTATTTTTGACACAGATTATCGTCCTTAAAATTTTTGAGGAACTGGATAAACAGTATATTTTCCTGGCAAAAGCGAAAGGGCTGTCCAATTTTTACATACTGAATGTCCATGTGATACGCAATATCAGTCAGGACCTGCTGGGACATTTTAAGACGATTGTTTGGATGATGCTCTCAACGCTGGTCATGGTGGAATACATTTTTAACCTGGAAGGTTTGATGCTGTTCAATTTCAAGCATATTTCCGTTGAACTGTTCGTTTTTAGCTGCATTCTATTTTTTACTCCGTTTTTCCTGATTTACAGACTAATAGATTATAGAAGGTTATCAATATGA
- a CDS encoding GAF domain-containing sensor histidine kinase, whose protein sequence is MERVRTRERYAKLFMNSVTLIGWLLILFSFVKLQVPDEPVVLALLFIFLLISEYYPMPVWRGQTAITFPVVYVLFLLYGFSWTAIAYAGAVLAVNLLHRRPLRTVLFNPAQLVLSFLGAASMLPLAESLLEKLALTPTLQGILGYFFLLAVYVIVNNLIVDLVLFIRPQPYSFQFWKQKSLTELNSAGISLIYGITLYVVGSQNRGEIDVFAYFFFFSPLVGISLLSATIARLRREKNRLKLLFSITSELNQMLPSQDWLSALKGSFNELIGADASVLWKKKDGEWVLSFKDGRTNPDFRLPPEVFAEFEEMRHPVIYNDRKKDGGIAAACFEEDVKAFVYSPLVIENETIGMFIVARSRTKSFEDHDVQSIATLANQLAVIIKTRMLFTEKEKRIVLEERNRIARDIHDGVAQTLAGAVMKLETAGKKFSKNPEETKKLVDESVLGLRESLKEVRESIYALRPYPTQKATLAEAILQKIEAVQKEYGQGIEFEIRGQEQGLSPMVEKVLFDTFQESLHNAIKHSQSKKIEVLLSYQSEHILLRIKDDGKGFSLFQAMLKARNQPHFGILQMNDAAEKINASLQIDSKEGSGTEVSITVPKMGIEGENNHDQAHASG, encoded by the coding sequence TTGGAACGTGTCAGAACAAGGGAAAGGTACGCAAAACTGTTCATGAATTCAGTTACGCTGATTGGCTGGCTGCTCATCCTTTTCTCCTTTGTAAAATTACAGGTGCCAGATGAACCTGTTGTACTGGCTCTTTTATTTATCTTTTTACTGATCAGTGAGTACTACCCCATGCCGGTGTGGAGGGGACAGACTGCGATTACTTTTCCGGTTGTTTATGTCCTGTTTTTACTTTATGGATTCTCCTGGACGGCAATTGCCTATGCAGGTGCTGTCCTGGCCGTAAATCTCCTTCACAGAAGGCCGCTCCGGACAGTATTGTTCAATCCGGCCCAGCTTGTGCTCAGTTTCTTAGGTGCGGCTTCCATGCTTCCGCTTGCGGAATCCCTTCTGGAAAAACTGGCGCTGACACCGACTTTACAGGGGATCCTGGGTTATTTTTTCCTGTTAGCTGTTTATGTCATCGTTAATAACCTGATTGTCGACCTGGTGTTGTTCATCAGGCCGCAGCCGTACTCCTTTCAGTTTTGGAAGCAGAAATCTCTTACGGAACTGAATAGTGCTGGTATTTCCTTGATTTACGGAATCACCCTTTATGTTGTCGGCAGTCAAAACCGCGGCGAAATCGATGTGTTTGCTTACTTTTTCTTTTTTTCTCCCCTTGTCGGAATTTCACTGTTGAGTGCGACCATTGCGAGGCTGAGAAGAGAAAAGAACCGGCTGAAGCTGCTTTTCTCGATTACATCGGAGTTAAATCAGATGCTCCCTTCCCAGGACTGGCTTTCCGCGTTGAAAGGGAGCTTCAATGAGTTGATTGGGGCAGATGCAAGTGTATTATGGAAAAAAAAAGATGGGGAATGGGTTTTGAGCTTCAAGGATGGCAGGACAAATCCAGATTTCAGGCTGCCGCCAGAAGTGTTTGCTGAATTCGAGGAGATGCGCCATCCGGTAATCTATAATGACCGAAAAAAAGATGGCGGTATTGCCGCTGCCTGCTTTGAAGAGGATGTGAAGGCGTTCGTTTACTCACCCCTTGTCATCGAGAACGAGACGATTGGAATGTTCATTGTCGCCCGCAGCCGGACGAAAAGCTTTGAGGACCATGATGTCCAATCAATTGCAACGCTCGCCAATCAGCTTGCGGTCATCATCAAGACTCGGATGCTTTTCACCGAAAAAGAAAAGCGGATTGTCCTTGAAGAACGCAACCGGATTGCGCGCGATATCCATGACGGCGTCGCCCAGACACTGGCAGGTGCAGTGATGAAGCTGGAAACCGCGGGAAAGAAGTTCAGCAAAAATCCTGAAGAGACAAAGAAGCTTGTCGATGAAAGTGTCCTCGGCCTCCGGGAAAGCCTGAAGGAGGTCCGTGAATCGATCTATGCGCTGCGTCCATATCCAACCCAGAAAGCGACACTTGCAGAAGCGATTTTGCAGAAAATCGAAGCTGTCCAGAAGGAATATGGGCAGGGGATTGAATTTGAGATCAGGGGACAGGAGCAGGGCCTTAGCCCGATGGTAGAGAAGGTGTTATTCGATACCTTTCAGGAAAGCCTGCACAATGCCATCAAGCATTCGCAGTCAAAGAAAATAGAGGTTCTGTTAAGTTATCAATCGGAGCATATTCTGTTAAGAATCAAGGATGACGGAAAGGGGTTTTCGCTGTTCCAGGCGATGCTGAAGGCAAGGAACCAGCCGCATTTTGGCATCCTGCAAATGAATGATGCCGCTGAAAAAATAAATGCTTCCTTGCAAATCGACAGCAAGGAAGGCTCGGGAACGGAAGTCAGCATCACCGTTCCAAAAATGGGAATCGAGGGGGAGAACAACCATGATCAGGCTCATGCTAGTGGATGA
- a CDS encoding response regulator — protein MIRLMLVDDHAVLRDGLRNILSVEEDIEVVGEAVSGDEALLQVEKCKPDMILMDINMPVKNGVEVTGILKKKYPHIKILVLTMHSHEEYFMSAIREGADGYLLKDAPSDQVVQAIRTVARGESVIHPSMTRKLLAFHQQKQSEQEDNTLTEREKEVLLCLVEGLSNKEIADRLFISDKTVKIHVSKIFKKLNVKSRSQVVIHAVQHQLVPIPPTSSGV, from the coding sequence ATGATCAGGCTCATGCTAGTGGATGACCACGCGGTGCTGCGTGATGGACTGCGCAATATCCTGTCAGTCGAGGAAGATATCGAAGTCGTCGGCGAAGCCGTTTCCGGCGACGAAGCCCTTTTACAGGTAGAAAAATGCAAGCCGGATATGATCCTGATGGACATCAATATGCCAGTGAAAAACGGAGTGGAAGTGACAGGGATCCTGAAAAAGAAATATCCTCATATCAAAATCCTTGTGCTGACGATGCATAGCCACGAGGAATACTTCATGTCTGCGATCCGTGAAGGAGCGGACGGCTATTTATTGAAGGACGCCCCATCCGACCAGGTCGTACAGGCAATCCGGACTGTCGCCCGCGGCGAATCGGTCATCCATCCGTCGATGACCAGGAAGCTGCTCGCCTTTCATCAGCAAAAACAATCCGAACAGGAGGACAACACCCTGACGGAAAGGGAAAAAGAGGTTCTGCTCTGCCTGGTGGAAGGGTTGAGCAACAAAGAAATCGCCGACCGGCTGTTCATCAGCGACAAAACGGTTAAGATCCATGTCAGCAAAATCTTCAAAAAGCTGAACGTCAAGAGCCGTTCCCAGGTCGTCATCCATGCTGTCCAGCACCAGTTAGTACCGATTCCGCCTACATCGAGCGGGGTATAA
- a CDS encoding S8 family serine peptidase: MKLKAAFFSFILMAATIFASIVPGTNTKAIEPVKAVVDAELTKSLLTALGPVEAIVTFKSDAGVLPGQVKLLEEIGITKGLTLKSLPIAGVLATKTQIDRLAQSDQVVSIYLNKKLKYENAEATDLTGVDKVRTDDAMRKLNGGLPVTGKGIGVVINDSGVDGTHRDLEFGKHLVQNVLGSTNLNALSTLLPVTYVENVPNTDSSSGHGTHVAGIVGGTGAMSGGKYEGVAPGANLIGYGSGAAVAMLDTIGGFDYALTHQQQYNIRVITNSWGDTGDAGTDFDPYNPINIATKKLYDRGIVTVFSAGNSGPDAKTISGNYKKAPWVVTVAAGDKSGKLADFSSRGEKGRGGTVTVDGQSWTWVDQPTVTSPGVDIISTRVISPLVALGATADAEYIEPAYLPYYTTMSGTSMAAPHVAGIIALMLEANPLLSPSEVKSILENTATAMPDYEAWEVGSGYVNAYNSVDAAFKARK; encoded by the coding sequence ATGAAGTTGAAAGCTGCATTTTTCTCATTTATTCTCATGGCCGCAACTATCTTTGCTTCTATCGTTCCCGGAACTAATACAAAGGCAATCGAGCCTGTCAAAGCAGTTGTTGATGCTGAACTGACGAAATCTCTTTTAACAGCATTAGGTCCAGTGGAAGCAATTGTTACGTTTAAAAGTGACGCAGGAGTGCTGCCGGGACAGGTGAAGCTTCTTGAAGAGATCGGCATTACGAAAGGGTTGACATTAAAAAGCCTGCCAATCGCAGGGGTTCTGGCAACAAAAACACAAATTGACAGACTGGCGCAGAGCGACCAGGTGGTTTCGATTTATCTGAACAAGAAGCTGAAATATGAGAATGCCGAAGCGACCGATCTGACAGGTGTAGACAAAGTCCGAACAGACGATGCGATGAGAAAGCTGAACGGCGGATTGCCAGTAACGGGTAAAGGAATCGGAGTTGTCATTAATGACAGCGGTGTCGATGGCACACATAGGGATCTGGAGTTTGGGAAGCATCTTGTACAGAACGTGCTGGGGTCCACTAACTTGAATGCACTAAGCACCCTGCTGCCTGTCACATATGTTGAAAACGTGCCTAATACGGACTCTAGCTCTGGCCACGGCACTCATGTCGCGGGAATTGTCGGCGGGACTGGCGCGATGTCAGGCGGCAAATATGAAGGTGTGGCACCAGGTGCAAACCTGATAGGCTATGGTTCTGGTGCGGCAGTTGCGATGCTTGATACAATCGGCGGTTTTGATTACGCACTAACGCATCAGCAGCAGTACAATATCCGTGTCATTACAAATTCATGGGGAGACACCGGGGATGCCGGGACAGATTTTGATCCCTACAATCCTATTAATATCGCAACAAAAAAGCTGTACGACCGGGGAATTGTAACTGTATTCTCCGCAGGTAATTCAGGTCCTGATGCTAAAACCATTTCCGGAAACTATAAGAAAGCACCCTGGGTAGTGACGGTCGCTGCCGGAGATAAATCTGGCAAGCTCGCAGACTTTTCTTCGCGCGGTGAAAAAGGCCGCGGCGGAACCGTCACAGTCGACGGGCAGTCCTGGACATGGGTAGACCAGCCGACGGTGACTTCACCGGGAGTCGACATCATTTCAACACGAGTCATCAGCCCGCTTGTAGCACTTGGTGCAACAGCAGATGCGGAATACATTGAGCCAGCCTACCTGCCTTATTACACGACGATGAGCGGAACATCGATGGCAGCTCCGCATGTCGCAGGGATCATCGCGTTGATGCTTGAAGCAAACCCCTTGCTTTCGCCTTCCGAGGTAAAATCTATCCTTGAAAACACGGCAACAGCGATGCCGGACTACGAAGCATGGGAAGTAGGCTCAGGCTATGTGAATGCTTATAACTCAGTTGACGCAGCATTTAAAGCAAGGAAATAA
- a CDS encoding S8 family serine peptidase, producing the protein MKRFMYLLFALLLVIPVFAVPPGKASSLAVIDPLVSKAMDTASSLEVIVTFKGDSAPTGSQLSLLKTLGIETGVSMKSLPIAGVIATKVQIEKLAANPEVQSIYMNKKLSYFNADATAITGVDKARTDDSFRKANGGLPVSGKGVGVVVNDSGVDGTHKDHELGKNLVQNVLGSTNLNALAPGLLPITYQENVPNTDTNSGHGTHVAGTVGGTGAMSGGKYEGAAPGADLIGYGSGAALFVLDGIGGFDYAITHQSQYNIRVITNSWGSSGDFDPNDPINIASKKAHDRGITVLFAAGNEGPGENTHNPYAKAPWVISVAAGVKDGTLADFSSRGTKGAGGTFTMDGKEWTWKDEPTVTAPGVDIVSTRVLGPVSSLAADQDAQTIETAYLPYYTTMSGTSMATPHVAGIVALILEANPLLSPGEIKQILEQTATNMPGYETWEVGAGYVNAYAAIDQAFNGTAYGSTLNSTKTFYSNVESSTERKEFSVDYNPLTFISDNRYEFTVQEGMSSLVAKVNGAGIIEQTGNPINLVLIAPDGTEYSSGVSLLFPLYYDRTVSVSSPAAGKWKAEIRGLRGADANPLGLALPETVKGEMALTKVSGFSGLNDIAGHPAAEAIKMGVSERLFDGFSNGAFKPDTLLTRAELAKYLVMGAEIKQSLPAAPSFTDVSGSELPFVEAAAAKGASFRDQHHIQNGVILPKAAGKFAPKDGVTRAELAYSLVQALGLQKEAEEFDGQLTVQYNNERIAISDASEVPEHLKGYVQAALDLNILNAKFAVTQGPYDLKPKVTASFSPSVKTTRGDFAVAMTRYYNAFLK; encoded by the coding sequence ATGAAACGCTTTATGTATCTGTTGTTCGCACTCCTGCTTGTTATTCCGGTATTTGCTGTACCCCCGGGGAAAGCGAGCAGTCTTGCGGTCATTGATCCGCTTGTCAGCAAGGCAATGGACACGGCCAGTTCACTGGAAGTGATCGTCACCTTTAAAGGAGACAGCGCACCCACTGGTTCCCAGTTATCGCTGCTAAAGACGCTCGGAATTGAAACGGGAGTAAGCATGAAGTCTCTGCCAATTGCCGGAGTCATCGCCACGAAAGTCCAAATTGAAAAGCTTGCGGCAAATCCGGAGGTACAATCGATCTACATGAACAAAAAGCTTTCCTACTTCAATGCGGATGCAACAGCCATTACTGGCGTCGATAAAGCAAGGACGGACGACAGCTTCCGCAAAGCGAATGGCGGACTGCCTGTTTCAGGCAAGGGAGTCGGCGTTGTCGTGAACGACAGTGGTGTCGATGGCACCCACAAAGATCATGAGCTTGGCAAAAATCTTGTACAGAACGTATTGGGCTCAACCAACCTGAATGCACTTGCACCAGGCTTGCTGCCAATCACCTACCAGGAAAACGTCCCAAACACTGATACAAACTCAGGACACGGTACTCATGTGGCAGGAACTGTTGGCGGAACTGGCGCGATGTCAGGCGGCAAGTATGAGGGTGCAGCACCGGGCGCGGATCTGATTGGCTACGGTTCAGGAGCCGCATTGTTTGTTCTTGACGGCATAGGAGGCTTTGACTACGCAATCACTCACCAGTCACAGTACAATATCCGTGTCATCACGAATTCATGGGGCTCTTCAGGAGACTTCGATCCAAATGACCCAATCAATATTGCCAGCAAAAAAGCTCATGACCGCGGCATCACGGTTCTTTTTGCGGCAGGTAATGAAGGTCCTGGAGAGAACACTCATAATCCATATGCGAAAGCACCATGGGTCATTTCAGTGGCAGCTGGAGTGAAAGACGGTACACTGGCTGATTTCTCTTCAAGGGGGACGAAGGGTGCCGGCGGTACATTTACAATGGATGGCAAGGAATGGACATGGAAGGATGAACCGACCGTTACTGCTCCTGGGGTAGATATCGTTTCCACCCGTGTTCTCGGGCCAGTTTCGTCACTGGCTGCCGACCAGGATGCACAAACAATCGAAACAGCCTACCTACCTTATTACACAACCATGAGCGGAACCTCAATGGCGACTCCCCATGTTGCCGGGATCGTCGCCTTGATCCTTGAAGCAAATCCATTATTATCGCCTGGTGAAATCAAGCAAATTCTTGAGCAGACCGCTACAAATATGCCAGGTTATGAAACATGGGAAGTTGGGGCAGGGTATGTGAATGCATATGCAGCGATTGACCAGGCATTCAATGGAACTGCTTATGGGTCGACCCTGAACTCAACCAAGACATTTTACAGCAATGTTGAATCATCTACAGAACGCAAGGAGTTTTCAGTAGACTATAATCCGCTGACTTTTATCTCAGATAATCGATACGAATTCACAGTCCAGGAAGGGATGTCCAGTCTTGTAGCCAAAGTCAACGGAGCAGGCATCATTGAGCAAACAGGCAATCCAATCAACCTGGTATTGATTGCCCCAGATGGCACAGAATACAGTTCGGGTGTCAGCCTGCTGTTCCCTCTTTACTATGACCGTACCGTATCAGTATCCTCGCCGGCCGCCGGAAAATGGAAGGCTGAAATCCGCGGGCTTCGCGGTGCAGATGCCAATCCGCTGGGCCTGGCTTTGCCTGAAACAGTAAAAGGGGAAATGGCGTTGACGAAGGTCAGCGGTTTCTCCGGGTTGAACGATATTGCCGGACACCCGGCAGCGGAAGCGATTAAAATGGGTGTAAGTGAGCGTCTATTCGACGGCTTTTCAAATGGCGCCTTTAAGCCTGACACACTTTTAACAAGAGCGGAACTGGCAAAATACCTGGTAATGGGCGCAGAAATCAAGCAATCATTGCCTGCAGCACCAAGCTTCACAGATGTTTCCGGCTCAGAGCTTCCATTTGTTGAAGCAGCCGCCGCGAAGGGAGCATCCTTCCGTGACCAGCACCACATCCAGAATGGAGTCATCCTTCCTAAAGCAGCAGGGAAATTTGCGCCAAAGGATGGCGTGACCCGCGCAGAACTGGCATACTCCCTAGTTCAGGCATTGGGACTGCAAAAAGAAGCGGAAGAATTCGATGGTCAGCTGACAGTTCAATACAATAACGAAAGAATCGCGATTTCAGATGCTTCCGAAGTACCTGAACACTTAAAAGGGTATGTCCAGGCAGCTCTTGATTTGAATATCCTGAATGCCAAGTTTGCAGTAACACAGGGCCCATATGATCTGAAGCCAAAAGTGACAGCAAGCTTCAGCCCTTCTGTAAAAACAACCCGCGGCGATTTTGCGGTTGCAATGACACGATACTATAATGCATTTCTTAAGTAA
- a CDS encoding HAD family hydrolase: protein MRQVAAVLFDLDGTLLDRESSLLKFAGSQYDRFYRDLSVINKEDYINRFIELDSRGYVWKDKVYNSLLKEFNLRGMTCEVLLEDYMTNFKYTCIGFPHLHEVLVSLQQMGLKLGLISNGKTRFQMDNVKALGIEGFFDCILISEEVRLSKPDPLIFQKALEKLGVSAAQSIYVGDHPEKDVSASRKIGMVGVWKRDDYWQNADADYIIENLNNLLSIISEGAMLHGKF, encoded by the coding sequence TTGCGTCAAGTTGCAGCTGTATTGTTTGATTTGGACGGTACCTTACTCGATCGGGAATCATCTCTTTTAAAATTTGCTGGAAGTCAGTATGACAGATTTTATAGGGATTTAAGCGTGATAAATAAAGAGGATTATATCAACAGATTCATAGAATTGGACAGCAGGGGTTATGTCTGGAAGGACAAAGTTTACAACTCCCTTTTAAAGGAATTCAACCTCAGGGGCATGACATGTGAAGTCCTTCTAGAGGATTACATGACAAATTTCAAGTATACATGTATCGGCTTTCCCCATTTGCACGAGGTCCTCGTGAGCCTTCAGCAAATGGGACTTAAATTAGGATTAATCTCGAACGGCAAAACCCGATTCCAGATGGATAATGTAAAAGCTTTGGGTATTGAGGGTTTCTTTGATTGCATCCTTATTTCGGAAGAAGTCAGGCTTAGCAAGCCGGATCCGCTGATTTTTCAAAAAGCGCTTGAAAAGCTTGGAGTATCGGCAGCACAAAGTATATATGTGGGCGATCATCCTGAGAAAGACGTCAGTGCTTCCCGGAAAATCGGGATGGTTGGAGTCTGGAAGCGGGATGATTATTGGCAAAACGCGGATGCGGATTATATCATAGAAAATCTAAATAATCTGCTAAGCATCATATCGGAAGGAGCTATGTTACATGGAAAATTTTAA
- a CDS encoding GNAT family N-acetyltransferase, with amino-acid sequence MENFKIHYHPPDALDYINLRIEAGMSGKSLEGAKVGLKNSLFAVTIYEESELAAMGRIIGDGGTFYQIVDIAVKPAFQGRGLGKQLMKEIMKYLDEHTYEGSYVSLIADEPANKLYEQFGFAYTFPKSHGMYRKY; translated from the coding sequence ATGGAAAATTTTAAAATTCATTACCATCCGCCCGATGCACTTGATTATATTAATCTGCGTATAGAGGCAGGAATGAGCGGAAAATCGCTGGAAGGTGCAAAGGTCGGATTAAAGAATTCATTGTTTGCAGTCACTATTTATGAGGAATCAGAATTGGCGGCCATGGGACGGATCATCGGCGATGGCGGGACGTTTTACCAGATCGTTGATATTGCCGTAAAGCCAGCCTTTCAGGGCAGGGGATTGGGTAAGCAGCTCATGAAAGAGATTATGAAATATTTAGATGAACATACATACGAAGGTTCATATGTCAGCCTGATAGCCGATGAGCCGGCAAATAAACTTTATGAGCAATTTGGATTTGCTTATACCTTTCCAAAATCTCATGGGATGTACCGGAAATACTAA
- a CDS encoding helix-turn-helix domain-containing protein, with translation MSFKMKYAPEDLQMIKEQLGSQSLSAIARRLNRTITALEVKITRMGLSHTKSHTGMITAGELARILKIDRNTVMQWILNHELDSYQRITRNKKRFTFINIDDFWAWADKNRHKIDFSRLELDSLPPEPHWVAIERTLKKQTTNYKAWTKQEERQLLECYCCGKSLTEISKILGRTQESIRKKLKRLIN, from the coding sequence TTGAGCTTTAAGATGAAGTACGCACCCGAAGATTTACAGATGATCAAAGAGCAGCTGGGCAGCCAATCATTGTCGGCTATTGCCAGGAGGCTGAACCGTACAATCACAGCCCTCGAAGTGAAAATCACCAGAATGGGCCTTTCTCATACCAAATCCCACACAGGAATGATAACGGCAGGAGAGCTTGCCAGAATTCTCAAGATTGACCGAAATACTGTCATGCAGTGGATTCTAAACCACGAATTGGATTCCTATCAGCGTATCACACGCAATAAAAAAAGATTCACATTTATCAATATCGATGATTTTTGGGCCTGGGCGGATAAAAATCGTCATAAAATTGATTTTTCAAGGCTGGAACTGGACTCTCTTCCGCCAGAACCACACTGGGTGGCAATTGAACGCACACTCAAAAAACAAACAACGAACTACAAGGCCTGGACAAAGCAGGAAGAAAGACAACTATTGGAATGTTACTGCTGCGGCAAGTCTCTGACTGAAATATCCAAGATTCTGGGAAGGACACAGGAGTCTATCCGGAAGAAGCTTAAACGGTTAATTAATTAA
- a CDS encoding EAL and HDOD domain-containing protein — protein MDIYVARQPIFDINEKTVAYELLYRSSTVNNYQHTDGDQATTDVIVNSFLNIGVKELSNGKPCFINFTEKLLKLGVPSYFNPLSIVVEILETVDLNEDILSICQELKAHGYTIALDDFFVSQWNEMTVKLLDYIDIIKIDFRTTSRTDRQEIIRFLKGRDIRFLAEKVETIEEYQEAKEDGFVYFQGFYFSKPVILNSYDIPTYYHSYFQILKEIENPEPDLEKIKTVIEKDISLSYKLLRLINNPVFRPKNEVSSIKQAIILLGLNEIKKWIYVLAIRGADKGSGNSKEREIIELSLKRGKLGELIGRKVGREVLASKYFLLGMFSLMDSLLHHPMEDLLQDLPLSNELKNALSGEKNDEYVMLQFLKDIEHAFHENLELPFNPTAMPEEELFRLYGVASDWAAKVLGEENP, from the coding sequence ATGGATATTTATGTTGCAAGGCAGCCTATTTTTGATATTAATGAGAAAACGGTTGCTTATGAATTGCTATATCGAAGCAGTACAGTCAATAATTATCAGCACACAGATGGGGACCAGGCTACAACTGACGTTATTGTAAATAGTTTCTTGAATATTGGTGTCAAAGAGTTATCGAACGGCAAGCCATGTTTTATTAATTTTACCGAAAAACTATTAAAGCTGGGTGTGCCTTCTTACTTCAATCCATTATCAATCGTTGTGGAGATCCTCGAAACAGTCGATTTGAATGAAGATATCCTGAGTATTTGCCAGGAATTGAAGGCTCATGGATATACAATTGCGCTTGATGACTTTTTCGTTTCACAATGGAATGAAATGACGGTTAAGTTATTGGACTATATTGACATCATTAAGATTGATTTTCGGACGACGAGCCGAACTGACAGACAGGAAATCATTCGTTTTTTAAAGGGCCGGGATATTCGGTTCCTGGCTGAAAAAGTCGAAACGATTGAAGAATACCAGGAAGCAAAGGAAGATGGCTTCGTTTACTTCCAGGGCTTTTACTTCAGCAAGCCAGTCATCCTGAACAGTTATGATATACCAACATACTATCATTCCTATTTTCAAATTTTAAAAGAAATTGAGAATCCGGAGCCAGATCTGGAAAAGATAAAGACCGTCATTGAAAAAGATATTTCCCTTTCCTATAAACTTCTAAGGTTGATCAACAACCCGGTTTTCCGGCCGAAGAATGAGGTCTCTTCTATAAAACAGGCCATCATCCTTTTGGGACTGAATGAAATCAAAAAGTGGATATATGTATTAGCCATAAGGGGTGCCGACAAGGGGTCGGGCAATTCTAAAGAGAGGGAAATCATTGAACTTTCCCTTAAGCGGGGAAAGCTCGGCGAATTGATTGGCAGGAAGGTAGGAAGAGAGGTTCTGGCCTCAAAGTACTTCCTTCTCGGAATGTTTTCCCTGATGGATTCCTTGCTTCATCACCCAATGGAGGACTTGCTTCAAGACCTGCCGCTAAGCAATGAACTGAAAAATGCCTTATCCGGTGAAAAGAACGATGAATATGTCATGCTCCAATTCCTGAAAGACATTGAGCATGCATTCCACGAAAATCTGGAGCTTCCGTTTAACCCGACTGCCATGCCTGAAGAAGAACTTTTCAGGCTTTATGGTGTAGCGAGTGATTGGGCTGCAAAGGTTTTGGGCGAAGAGAATCCATAA
- a CDS encoding CsbA family protein, producing MVLKYLSALLLPGFMVIFFTRVAYNHILALVLTVALIAASVYKGYTDSFLLIVVDAFSLTLGFFLANQMMKRNKN from the coding sequence TTGGTGCTGAAATATTTATCCGCACTGCTCCTTCCTGGTTTCATGGTCATTTTTTTCACCAGGGTTGCCTATAACCACATTCTTGCGCTCGTATTGACGGTCGCGCTGATCGCAGCTTCCGTTTATAAAGGGTATACAGATTCCTTCCTGCTGATCGTCGTCGATGCTTTCTCATTGACGCTTGGCTTCTTTTTGGCCAATCAGATGATGAAGCGGAACAAGAATTAA